GCTATACGACCAGGGACGTGCGATTCAACTTCCCCGTGCGGGTTTCTTATCGAGAAGATCCGGAACGGATACGCCGCCTCTTACTGGAGGTGGCACACAGTCATCCCGGAGTGCTCAAAGAGAGGAAACCGGACGTGCTGTTTCAGGAGTTTGGAGAGAGTTCGCTGCAGTTCATCCTCCGCGTGTGGACACGGGACTACACCGACCGTCCCGGCGTGCTCCGAAGCGAGCTGTATTACGCCATCAGCAAAACATTCCGCGAGCACGGCATCGAGATTCCTTATCCGCAACACGACATCCACATCAAGGACGGCAGTCTGACGGTCATGACGCCCGAGCCGCCGACTTCGTCCTAAGGAGCCGGAGCGCGCAGGGGCGACTCCCCTTTCACTCGCCACGGACGATCGGTGGACAATCGATAGGCGGAAAGTGCGGGGACCCGATTCCGCCAGGGGAACGGCTCAGCGGGCGACGCGCACGGCCCTGACGATCTTGGCGCCCTTGACCTGTTCCAAAAATCGCTCCGTCGGAACGGACAGATGCATGACCTGCACTTCCTGCCATCCTTCGTTGACCGCCCCTTTGCGGCCGTGCATCTCGTTCACCCACTGGTCAATGTGCTCTTCGGTAGTGCCTTCGTTGAAATTGACCCAGAAGAGAAACGGCTGGGACATCGCTTGCGCATCGCTCGACGCCGACTGATCATTCGACTGTTGGGCCGTCATGATGGTTTCCTGCTGCGGCATGGCGCCTTTCGAGACATCGACCTCCGTGGCCTTCAGTCGTTTCATGAGATCCTTGTTCTGCTCGACCAATCCGGCCATTTCTTTGGACAGCCGCTCATTGGCCACGGTCAAACTGCGGATTTCGGCCTCGAGTTGCTGGTCCATTTGCGTTTGACTGATGAGCAACTCCGCCATCCGCTCGACATCACGCCCGCTTTTCTTTTGCCGCTGTTCGATTTCCCGCCTCACCGTCACCATGCCGGATGCGACGGTTTCCTGAGCGGACGACAATCGGGCGATCGCCGATTGCAACTCGACCATGCCTCGCTGCTGAGACTGGACGGTGCTCACGGCTTCGGCTTGTACCCTTGCGAGGGTATCGATTCGCTGTTCGAGCTTTGTCGCTTCGGCCCGCGTGACGGCCAGAGAGGAGCGTTCTCCGTTCATCCAGTCACTGAATCGATCGGCCGCCAACCAAAGAACCACGATCGCCAGCGCGACCTGTGTCACAATGGCGACGCGGGCTGAAACAGTCGTAGTCTCAAACGGACGGAGGGGCGAGGCTCCGACCATCGCTCTCACGAACCGACGCCATGGATCAGGTGCGGGATGGTACACGGCGCTCACCGACCCGCCTCGAGCAGTGTTGTGGATAGAGAGCTCGACCGAGTCCCGCCGCAGAGGAACGCGGGCGAACCGAACTCCCTGCTCAGGCGCCGAAAGTCCTCCAAGGAGGACGCCGTCTTCCGATCGGAGCCCGACGTGATCCACGCGGCCTTGGCAGTGGAACCGAACGACTGCTTCCGCCTCTTTTCCGCTCAACCATCCGACACGCTGCTCGTTCACAAAGACCTGAATCGGATGGTCCCGCATTTCATCGGATGGGCCGCAGGTTGAACGGAGAGCCCCTTCCTCCAGCCTCTTGAGCAAGCTCGCCCGATAGTCGTCGAGATCTTGATTCTGTTCCATGGCATCCTCCATGGCCTCCTGACGCACGTTCCTTCCTTCCCTCCTACGCATAAACTTCTCGGCTCACGGCCGCACCCGTATGTCCAGCTTCGGCTTTTCGATAGTCAGGGTTTTCGTCCTTCCAAGCCCCCACGCTATCTGAATGCAATCGACACACAGTCCCAGATGCCACAGCCGATAGTCGCAGCCGTATCCCTCAGAAAACATGGATTCCCATTCCCTGCGCGAGAGACAGGGATAGTGATCCGGCTCGCTTTTCCGATAATGGTCTTGAGCTAATCGGATGATTCGCTCGGCCTCGTGGTTCAACTGCTGGCGAGACCGCTCTGCTCTGGCGATCAGCCCTCCCAACTCATCGTCGGTCATGCCGATTTCTTCCATCGTCCGTCGCCATCCTGATTCCCGCCAGCGGCGGAAGTTTTTGTAAATGCGCTGGCCTTCCGACTCGGTCAGGCCTGTCACCGAGATAACGTCCCGCGGCCCCATGCCGTAGCAATGGTAGTACAGCGCGATCAGCGCGTCCCGGCTGATCACCGCCCGCGCCGCAAGCCCGTCAAGAAACCGTCCCAGCACGGTGAGCAGCCCCGTGTGATAGCAAAACGGTTCCGGCCGGCTGTGCTCCTTTGCCACGAACGAATCAAGCAAAAACAACGGGCGACAGGGCACCTCGCTGCGTCCATAGACCATGAATCGTTCCAGATATTCCGCGCTCCAGCGGAGCACGAATTTCTCATGGGCCGTGTCCTCGTTCCACTGGCCGGTTTCCTTGAGAAACCGCCTCGTGTGGTTTCTTGTCCTCTCAAGCAGAATCGGCAGGGCTTGCGAGACAAGCCGATCGAACTCCTCCGGAGTTGATACGGCCTCTTCGAGTCGGCCGAAAGCCGCTGTGCGGTCGGACATGGTCTGTTCCCCGCCGTCGATGAACTTTGGGACTATGATATTCATGACGCCTCCGCTCGGAAAGATGCCGCATTGGACAAATGTTCACGATCCCGGCGGACTTTTGTCCATTGCCCGCTCCGCCGTGTGATCGGTAAAAGTGACGTCCACATCGTGCCATCGCAGATGGCCATTCATCACTCCTACACCTAACCCATGGAGGGTATCATGAACCGTTCGAGCGGATTCTTGGCGTTGGCGGCATTTCTTTCATTCAGCCTGATCGCTCCCTTGTCGTTTGCCGGTGAGGAAGAAAAGAAAGAAGAAAAGAAGGGCGGCCACGTGGTGGTGTTGAGCGACGACAAGCAGGATGAAAAGAAGGAAGGCGGGAAGTAGGTCTTGGCGGACCGGAGAGACGCGGCCGACGGCCGCGTCTCTCTTTCACGAAGATGCCACCACGGCAAGTCCTCAGCAGATTCTCGGTAACTGTTCACCCGACAACAGGTCCAAGATCCGATTCGTCCCGACCACCGTCCGCAGAATCACCGGCGGTGAACGGCGATCCGAGACCGAACCAATCAGAGCCGCCTTTCCAGACACCGCATGCCTTCGCATCACAGCCAGTGCCGGCTCAATCTGTGATGCCGGCACCATCGCGACAAATCGTCCTTCGTTCGCCACGTACAGAGGATCGAGGCCCAACAGTTCACAGGCCCCACGCACCGGGTCAAGGACGGGGATAGCCATTTCGTCAATCACAATGCCGACCCCGGCCGCTTCAGCAATTTCATTCAAGGCGGAGGCCAATCCACCGCGCGTCAGGTCCCGCAGACAATGAATCTCGACACCACTGACAATTAGATCTTCCACAACCCCATGCAACGGCGCTGAATCACTCTGCACCTCACCGGCAAACGCCAGTCCCTCCCGCACGCTCAACACGGCCACACCATGGGAACCCACGTCGCCACTGATCAGGATCGCGTCTCCAGGCTGAACCATTTGGGGTGAGAGACAAACACCGGGCGGCACCACACCGATCCCAGCCGTATTGATGAAGATGCCGTCGCCCTTCCCCCGATCGACGACCTTCGTATCTCCGGTGATGATCGACACCCCGGCCGCCCGCGCCGCCTCGGCCATCGACGTCACGACCTGACGAAGGACATCCAGACTCAGACCCTCCTCCAGAATAAATCCTGCGCTCAGGTACAACGGCTTGGCCCCGCACATGGCGAGATCGTTGACCGTGCCATAAACCGCAAGCCTGCCGATGTCACCGCCTGGAAAGAACAAGGGACGCACCACATAGGAATCAGTCGTGAAGGCCAGCGTGCCCTTCTCCACCGGCCACGTAGCGCCATCGTGCAAGAGGGAGAGCAGGGGATTATCAAAGGCATGGACGAACACCTCTTGAATCAGATCACGCATCAGGCGGCCTCCGCCGCCATGGGCCAATTGAACGGTTTTTTTTTCGATAGCCGGCAAGGGACAGGATGGTTCAAAAGATGTGTCGTTCATCATGATCGTCTCTCATTGGACGGGTGAGAGGCCCACAATTCTGCCCGTGAGCGACAGTTGCCAGCTCCCGGTTGTCAGCTCATCACAATTCAAGGCTCCTCACCCCGTTTAAAGCTCGTCACCATTTGAAACTGAGAACGTGGAACTGACACCTTCTTGTCTTCTGCTTGCCGCTCACCCGGCGCCGCTTTTCCTGTAGCGATAATAGGCGGAGCAGGCCCCTTCGCTCGACACCATCGGCGCGCCCAACGGCCTCTCCGGCGTGCACCTCGTGCCGAAGGCGGGACAGTCTGGTGGTTTGAGCAGACCTTGCAACACCAGGCCGCTCTGACACTCCGGATGTTCTTGCGCGGCCGGCCCATACTGAGCCAGCACGTCGCGAAACCGCACCGTCGCGTCGAATTCCGCATAGGCCGACTTGATGCGGAGCCCGCTTCGGGGAATCTCACCGATGCCCCGCCAGATACGTGATGACGGCTCAAATACCTCATCCACAACAGCTTGGGCCTGTCGATTCCCCTCACGGCTCACCGAGCGCACATATTGGTTCTCAACTTCGGCCCGGCCTTCTTCCAACTGGCCGACCACCATCGCGATCCCCTCCAACACATCCACCGGCTCAAACCCCGTCACGACGATGGGCACTCGATATCGCGCCGCAATGGCCTCATAGTCTTCGTAGCCCATGACCGTACACACGTGACCGGCAGCCAGAAACCCCTGAATGCGATTCTGCGGAGAGGACAGGATCGCCTCCATCGCCGGAGGGACCAGCACATGGGCGACCAGCAGGCTGAAATTGGGAAGGCCCATCGTTTTGGCTTGGACCACCGCCATCGCCCACGGGGGCGCGGTGGTCT
This sequence is a window from Candidatus Nitrospira inopinata. Protein-coding genes within it:
- the hypE gene encoding hydrogenase expression/formation protein HypE translates to MMNDTSFEPSCPLPAIEKKTVQLAHGGGGRLMRDLIQEVFVHAFDNPLLSLLHDGATWPVEKGTLAFTTDSYVVRPLFFPGGDIGRLAVYGTVNDLAMCGAKPLYLSAGFILEEGLSLDVLRQVVTSMAEAARAAGVSIITGDTKVVDRGKGDGIFINTAGIGVVPPGVCLSPQMVQPGDAILISGDVGSHGVAVLSVREGLAFAGEVQSDSAPLHGVVEDLIVSGVEIHCLRDLTRGGLASALNEIAEAAGVGIVIDEMAIPVLDPVRGACELLGLDPLYVANEGRFVAMVPASQIEPALAVMRRHAVSGKAALIGSVSDRRSPPVILRTVVGTNRILDLLSGEQLPRIC
- the hypD gene encoding hydrogenase formation protein HypD, whose amino-acid sequence is MKYVDEFRDRAVVTALAERIKKTVSRPWTIMEVCGGQTHSIVRFGLDELLPKNLTLVHGPGCPVCVTPVSLIDDAVRLARQPGVILCSFGDMLRVPGSQGDLFGAKAEGADVRIIYSPLDALELARVNPHRQVVCFAVGFETTAPPWAMAVVQAKTMGLPNFSLLVAHVLVPPAMEAILSSPQNRIQGFLAAGHVCTVMGYEDYEAIAARYRVPIVVTGFEPVDVLEGIAMVVGQLEEGRAEVENQYVRSVSREGNRQAQAVVDEVFEPSSRIWRGIGEIPRSGLRIKSAYAEFDATVRFRDVLAQYGPAAQEHPECQSGLVLQGLLKPPDCPAFGTRCTPERPLGAPMVSSEGACSAYYRYRKSGAG